Proteins from one Bos indicus x Bos taurus breed Angus x Brahman F1 hybrid chromosome 19, Bos_hybrid_MaternalHap_v2.0, whole genome shotgun sequence genomic window:
- the GNGT2 gene encoding guanine nucleotide-binding protein G(I)/G(S)/G(O) subunit gamma-T2, giving the protein MAQELSEKELLKMEVEQLKKEVKNPRALISKTGKEIKDYVEAEAGNDPLLKGIPEDKNPFKEKGGCIIS; this is encoded by the exons ATGGCCCAAGAGCTCAGCGAGAAGGAACTCTTAAAGATGGAGGTAGAGCAGCTGAAGAAGGAAGTGAAGAACCCAAGAGCTCTG ATTtccaaaacaggaaaggaaatcaAGGATTATGTGGAGGCTGAAGCAGGAAACGACCCTCTTCTTAAAGGCATCCCTGAGGACAAGAATCCCTTCAAGGAAAAAGGCGGTTGTATAATAAGCTGA